Proteins encoded together in one Coregonus clupeaformis isolate EN_2021a unplaced genomic scaffold, ASM2061545v1 scaf0431, whole genome shotgun sequence window:
- the LOC121582288 gene encoding secretory carrier-associated membrane protein 5-like isoform X1, with protein MAAENNFPPIPGFIPLQPCFYQDFDEEIPEQHRTMCKRLYHLWILHAITLAVNLVGCFVWMLGGGGVTNFGMAIIWLILFTPCSYVCWFRPIYKAFKTDSSFNFMAFFFVFMAQVGISIIQCIGIPGWGNCGWLATISFFSYNLWIALLMLIPTLFFTATATLSFIALTKVHNFYRGSGGSIGKAQEEWTTGAWKNPHIQQAAQQAAMGAATGAMMPDQQYSSNTPQYNDNQM; from the exons ATGGCTG CAGAGAATAACTTCCCTCCAATACCGGGGTTCATCCCCCTGCAGCCGTGTTTCTACCAGGACTTTGATGAGGAGATCCCTGAACAGCATCGCACCATGTGCAAGAGACTCTACCACCTGTGGATCT TGCATGCAATCACCCTGGCTGTGAATCTGGTGGGCTGCTTTGTTTGGATGCTGGGTGGAGGGGGCGTGACAAATTTTGGCATGGCCATCATATGGTTGATTCTCTTCACCCCCTGCTCCTATGTGTGCTGGTTCAGGCCCATCTACAAGGCCTTCAA GACTGACAGCTCGTTCAACTTCATGGCGTTCTTCTTTGTGTTCATGGCCCAGGTGGGCATCAGTATCATCCAATGCATAGGGATCCCAGGCTGGGGAAACTG CGGCTGGCTGGCCACCATCTCTTTCTTCAGCTACAACCTTTGGATCGCCTTGCTGATGCTCATCCCCACCCTCTTTTTCACTGCCACGGCAACGCTGTCCTTCATCGCCCTCACCAAG GTCCATAACTTCTACCGTGGCAGCGGGGGCAGCATAGGCAAGGCCCAGGAGGAGTGGACCACAGGGGCCTGGAAGAACCCCCACATCCAACAGGCAGCACAGCAGGCAGCTATGGGGGCCGCCACGGGGGCCATGATGCCGGACCAACAGTACTCCAGCAACACCCCACAGTACAACGACAACCAGATGTAG
- the LOC121582288 gene encoding secretory carrier-associated membrane protein 5-like isoform X2 — MAENNFPPIPGFIPLQPCFYQDFDEEIPEQHRTMCKRLYHLWILHAITLAVNLVGCFVWMLGGGGVTNFGMAIIWLILFTPCSYVCWFRPIYKAFKTDSSFNFMAFFFVFMAQVGISIIQCIGIPGWGNCGWLATISFFSYNLWIALLMLIPTLFFTATATLSFIALTKVHNFYRGSGGSIGKAQEEWTTGAWKNPHIQQAAQQAAMGAATGAMMPDQQYSSNTPQYNDNQM, encoded by the exons ATGGCTG AGAATAACTTCCCTCCAATACCGGGGTTCATCCCCCTGCAGCCGTGTTTCTACCAGGACTTTGATGAGGAGATCCCTGAACAGCATCGCACCATGTGCAAGAGACTCTACCACCTGTGGATCT TGCATGCAATCACCCTGGCTGTGAATCTGGTGGGCTGCTTTGTTTGGATGCTGGGTGGAGGGGGCGTGACAAATTTTGGCATGGCCATCATATGGTTGATTCTCTTCACCCCCTGCTCCTATGTGTGCTGGTTCAGGCCCATCTACAAGGCCTTCAA GACTGACAGCTCGTTCAACTTCATGGCGTTCTTCTTTGTGTTCATGGCCCAGGTGGGCATCAGTATCATCCAATGCATAGGGATCCCAGGCTGGGGAAACTG CGGCTGGCTGGCCACCATCTCTTTCTTCAGCTACAACCTTTGGATCGCCTTGCTGATGCTCATCCCCACCCTCTTTTTCACTGCCACGGCAACGCTGTCCTTCATCGCCCTCACCAAG GTCCATAACTTCTACCGTGGCAGCGGGGGCAGCATAGGCAAGGCCCAGGAGGAGTGGACCACAGGGGCCTGGAAGAACCCCCACATCCAACAGGCAGCACAGCAGGCAGCTATGGGGGCCGCCACGGGGGCCATGATGCCGGACCAACAGTACTCCAGCAACACCCCACAGTACAACGACAACCAGATGTAG